The window GCCGGATCGCCTCACTGTAGTCAGCCATGGCGCGCTCGTTGTCGCCCTTGTCGCTGTACGCGTAACCTCGATTGTTGAAAGCCTTGGCGCGTTTGGGATCGAGCCGGATCGCCTCATTGTAGTCGGCGATGGCACGGTCGTTGTCGCCCTTGTCGTGATAAGCGACACCTCGATTGTGGAAGGCCGTGGCGAATTCGGGATTGAGCCGGATCGCCTCATTGTAGTCGGCGATGGCGCGGTCGTTGTCGCCCTTGTCGCTGTAGGCGTAACCTCGATTGTGGAAGGTCTTGGCGCGTTTGGGATCGAGCCGGATCGCCTCATTGTAGTCGGCGATGGCGCGGTCGTTGTCGCCCTTGTCGTGGTAGGCGCTACCTCGATTGTCGAAGGCCATGGCGTCTTTGGGATCGAGCCGGATCGCCTCATTGAAGTCGGCGATGGCGCGGTCGTTGTCGCCCTTGTCGCTGAAGGCGATACCTCGACCGAGGAAGGCCTTGGCGTGTTTGGGATCGAGCCGGATCGCCTCATTGTAGTCGGCGATGGCGCGGTCGTTGTCGCCCTTGTCGTGGTAGGCGCTACCTCGATTTTGGAAGGCCATGGCGAATTTGGGATCGATCCGGATCGTCTCATTGAAGTCGGCGATGGCGCGGTCGTTGTCGCCCTTGTCGCTGTAGGCGTTACCTCGATTGCTGAAGGCCATGGCGAATTTTGGATCGATGCGGATCGCCTCATTGTAGTCGGCGATGGCGCGGTCGTTGTCGCCCTGTTCGTTATAAGCGGCACCTCGATTGTTGAAGGCCATGGCCAATTTGGGATCAAGCCGGATCGCCTCATTTAAGTCGGCGATGGCGCGGTCGTTGTCGCCCTTTTCGTGGTAAGCGGCAGCTCGATTGGTGTAGAAAGCCGCCAGATAGCGTCCTTTCCATTTCCCCGAATTGATGCTCCGTGTACAGTCAATGATCGCAGCTTCGGGGTCTTGCGGAGTATCACAGTCAGCGGCGGCTGAATAACTCAAGAATATCGTAGCGGCAAAAAGCGCGCTCCAGAATCTCCAATCCGTGGGGCTCATGCAATCTCCTTGAGCGAACCTTGGTATCCTGAAATATGTGTCAGTATTTGTTGTTCTGGTTCACATTCAACTGACAAGGTCACTTACTAAAATGTTCTGCTGAGGGTACATAAGTTGATTGGTGCCAGGCTACTAGCTTCTAAAACGTCGCCATTGGGTCAATCGCGTCGCCTTTGGCCCCGCGCCGGTCACTTCCGGTCTTCTCTTATTAACGGACATCATCAGGCCACCCCGGCATGTCTCAAACGTGAGGTATGATCCTTCTTTGCGCGAGGACTTCTTGAACCGGCGACATGGCGGGAGCGACCAACGGATGTTCGCAGAGTCCGACGATCCTCGTCGCAACGGAAACGGCCAACGCGAACCGACATGGTTCTTTTTTTGAGGTCGGCCTCGCGGAGGAGCCAATCCGAGATGATGTGCTCGCGATTCCTCTTCTGACCCGTAAAGGACTTTCCGCAGAAACAACAAAGTCTCGCCATGCGTCGTGCTATCAAGCCTGACCCGTTCGAAATGCTCTCGACCATGCCATTGTACTCTCAAATTTCTTTCAAGAATTAAGCTTAAGCTGTTCAAATAACGCAATAATTTCGGCAGTCGGAGCCGAGCATAGAGTTCTAAACGTATCCAGGAACCCCAGCCAGCCGCCGGATTGAGAGATCAATGAAACGGCGGCGCGTCTCGACAGCCGCGTTAATGACGCGCCGGCCGCCGGCACACCAGATCAATCTCGATCAGGGCATCATACGCAAGCCCGGTCACGCCGACACAGGTGCGGGCCGGCAGGCGGCCCTCCGCGAAATAACTCCGATAGGTCGCGTTCATCGCCGCGTAGTCCTGCTTGAAACGCGTCAAATATATCCG is drawn from Bradyrhizobium lablabi and contains these coding sequences:
- a CDS encoding tetratricopeptide repeat protein, with product MSPTDWRFWSALFAATIFLSYSAAADCDTPQDPEAAIIDCTRSINSGKWKGRYLAAFYTNRAAAYHEKGDNDRAIADLNEAIRLDPKLAMAFNNRGAAYNEQGDNDRAIADYNEAIRIDPKFAMAFSNRGNAYSDKGDNDRAIADFNETIRIDPKFAMAFQNRGSAYHDKGDNDRAIADYNEAIRLDPKHAKAFLGRGIAFSDKGDNDRAIADFNEAIRLDPKDAMAFDNRGSAYHDKGDNDRAIADYNEAIRLDPKRAKTFHNRGYAYSDKGDNDRAIADYNEAIRLNPEFATAFHNRGVAYHDKGDNDRAIADYNEAIRLDPKRAKAFNNRGYAYSDKGDNERAMADYSEAIRLDPKDAAAFNNRAIAYLEKGDNDRAIADYSEAIRIDPEDASAFNGRGVAYRAKGDLDRASADYNEAIRLDPKSGKAFVGRGDVFSSKGDFERAIADYNEAIRLNPKSPVPYFARGRSYLFAGSVEKALADFNQASAQAPENAYLALWADIVGQRNNLPSRLAQTSSQIDMTVWPAPVIRLFMDQMTPAAVLAASDDPDATKKKGQVCETNFYSGELSLTKGLKDEATRLFRLVASDCPHSSPEWDAANAELKALGVVP